From Deinococcus terrestris, one genomic window encodes:
- a CDS encoding DUF1800 domain-containing protein, protein MPLPPLSRKLSAEDAAHLLRRTAFGATDAGIRALVGRPAHEVTRDLLSFGDERAPGNPFDPSSAATPGAGIQLTRAAWLYELFYGPHPLRELLALAWSNHFVIGTDKVRNVPMLTAYLGLLRRHSATTDFARFTLEVAQSPAMLRYLDNDQNRKGRPNENFSRELLELFTTGIGPYTEDDVREGARALTGWSFEGGRGNQNFLQEARFLFRPGQHDTGQKTYLGQSGNLGGEDVIRLAATHPATAPFIARKLHRALVADEPDPAAVAASAETFRRTHGNVRAVLEELLASEHFYSRRAAIIRGPVAFITGAVRTLGQPKLEAKQILTLAQTAGRMGQLLLEPDTVKGWDGGREWINDTTLLLRMQVAASLTTAGTAPKLEAQPSDLALLGTERSPLAGVTDGLNPKQRLYLTLISPEFGLA, encoded by the coding sequence ATGCCCCTGCCCCCCCTCTCCCGCAAGCTCAGCGCCGAGGATGCCGCCCACCTGCTGCGCCGCACGGCCTTCGGTGCCACCGACGCCGGGATTCGTGCCCTGGTGGGCCGCCCCGCCCACGAGGTGACCCGCGACCTCCTCTCGTTCGGCGACGAACGCGCCCCCGGCAATCCTTTCGACCCCTCCAGTGCCGCCACCCCCGGCGCGGGCATCCAGCTCACGCGGGCGGCGTGGCTCTACGAACTGTTCTACGGCCCCCACCCCCTGCGCGAGCTGCTGGCCCTAGCCTGGAGCAACCATTTCGTGATCGGCACCGACAAGGTGCGGAACGTGCCCATGCTCACGGCCTACCTCGGCCTGCTGCGCCGTCACTCGGCCACGACCGACTTCGCCCGCTTCACGCTGGAGGTCGCGCAGTCGCCCGCCATGCTGCGCTATCTGGACAACGACCAGAACCGCAAGGGACGGCCCAACGAGAACTTCAGCCGCGAGCTGCTGGAGCTGTTCACCACCGGCATCGGCCCCTACACCGAGGACGACGTGCGCGAGGGGGCGCGTGCCCTGACGGGCTGGAGCTTCGAGGGGGGGCGCGGCAACCAGAACTTCCTGCAAGAGGCCCGCTTCCTCTTCCGACCCGGCCAGCACGACACCGGCCAGAAAACCTATCTGGGCCAGAGTGGGAACCTGGGCGGCGAGGACGTGATTCGTCTCGCGGCCACGCACCCAGCCACGGCTCCCTTCATCGCCCGCAAACTGCACCGCGCCCTCGTCGCGGACGAGCCGGACCCGGCGGCGGTGGCGGCGAGCGCCGAGACCTTCCGCCGCACGCATGGGAACGTTCGCGCCGTGCTGGAAGAACTTCTCGCCAGCGAGCACTTCTACTCGCGCCGCGCTGCCATCATTCGCGGTCCGGTCGCCTTCATCACGGGGGCGGTGCGGACCCTGGGACAACCGAAGCTGGAGGCCAAGCAGATTCTCACGCTCGCGCAGACGGCCGGGCGGATGGGCCAACTCCTCCTGGAACCCGACACCGTGAAGGGCTGGGACGGGGGCCGCGAGTGGATCAACGACACCACGCTGCTGCTGCGGATGCAGGTGGCCGCCTCCCTGACCACCGCAGGCACCGCCCCGAAGCTGGAGGCCCAACCCTCCGACCTCGCCCTGCTGGGCACCGAACGCTCGCCGCTGGCCGGGGTGACGGACGGCCTGAACCCCAAGCAGCGCCTCTACCTGACCCTCATCAGCCCCGAGTTCGGGTTGGCCTGA
- a CDS encoding RNA polymerase sigma factor: MALNSLPDKQLVPLAAHPGPHREAAFEVLVRRHSPRLHRLAAGMVGPGSADDVLQEVWMGVYRNLRGFRQEAQFTTWLHRIALNACHKALAARPSLPLDEAPEPASPHSPARTGEQADLRARLAWALARLPPEQRDAVTLRELGGLDYAEIAGVLGVEVGTVKSRLSRGRAALRELLSAVGVTP; the protein is encoded by the coding sequence GTGGCCTTGAATTCTCTCCCCGACAAGCAGCTCGTGCCCCTCGCCGCGCACCCCGGTCCCCACCGGGAAGCGGCCTTCGAGGTGCTGGTGCGGCGGCATTCGCCCCGGCTGCACCGCCTCGCTGCGGGGATGGTGGGGCCAGGCAGCGCCGACGACGTGCTTCAGGAGGTGTGGATGGGTGTGTACCGGAATCTGCGGGGCTTTCGCCAGGAGGCGCAGTTCACGACCTGGCTGCACCGCATCGCCCTGAACGCCTGTCACAAGGCGCTGGCCGCCCGCCCCTCCCTGCCTCTCGACGAGGCCCCCGAACCCGCTTCCCCCCACAGCCCTGCCCGAACGGGCGAGCAGGCCGACCTCCGCGCCCGCCTCGCGTGGGCGCTCGCCCGCCTCCCTCCCGAACAGCGCGACGCCGTGACCCTGCGCGAACTCGGCGGGCTGGACTACGCCGAGATCGCCGGGGTGCTGGGTGTGGAGGTCGGCACCGTGAAAAGCCGCCTCAGCCGGGGCCGCGCCGCCCTGCGCGAGTTGCTGAGCGCCGTAGGCGTGACCCCATGA
- the tkt gene encoding transketolase has protein sequence MTAERQGQDLDRLSITTMRTLAIDAVQAANSGHPGAPLGASPMAYVLWQRFLRHNPQNPEWAGRDRFVLSAGHASMLIYSLLHLTGYDMPLEDIKRFRQWQSKTPGHPEFFHTPGLDATTGPLGQGAAMTVGMAMAEAHLAARYNRDGFPIFDNHVYSILGDGDLQEGVNHEAAALAGHLKLGKLIWLHDDNAVQLDTATEKAESEDTAARFRAYGWQVLRVEDGENLDEIGAAIQQAREHTAQPTLIQVRTVIGFGSPRAGTSKAHGEPLGEEGVAATKQALGWDYPPFTVPDEVKAHMDARERGAAQEAEWQALLDRYGEAHPDLAAEVMGLLKRDLPENLAAALPTYEPGGKAVATRNASGEVINALAKVVPGLMGGSADLSGSTKTTIKDGGEFLPGHYEGRNVYFGVREFGMAAAANGLALYGGPRPLVGTFLVFADYLKPAFRLSAIQMQPVTYVLTHDSIGLGEDGPTHQPIEQLAMLRAVPGARVIRPADANETATAWQMALEYGKGPTALALSRQDLPILPANPEGIKKGAYVVRDAENAAVVLIASGSEVSLALDAAEALASAGTPARVVSMPCMEVFREQERGYRDSVLTPGVPRVAIEAASKSPWYEWVGHDGAVIGMDTFGASAPAKVLFEKFGFSVENVVKTVRDVLAR, from the coding sequence ATGACAGCCGAACGACAGGGTCAGGACCTGGATCGCCTGAGCATCACCACCATGCGCACGCTCGCCATCGACGCGGTGCAGGCGGCCAACAGCGGCCACCCCGGTGCGCCGCTGGGCGCGTCCCCGATGGCCTACGTGCTGTGGCAGCGTTTCCTGCGCCACAACCCGCAGAACCCCGAGTGGGCCGGGCGCGACCGCTTCGTGCTGTCGGCGGGGCACGCCTCCATGCTGATCTACTCGCTGCTGCACCTGACCGGGTACGACATGCCCCTGGAGGACATCAAGCGCTTCCGGCAGTGGCAGAGCAAGACCCCCGGCCACCCCGAGTTCTTCCACACTCCCGGCTTGGACGCGACCACCGGGCCGCTGGGTCAGGGCGCGGCAATGACCGTAGGCATGGCGATGGCGGAAGCGCACCTCGCCGCCCGCTACAACCGCGACGGCTTCCCGATCTTTGACAACCACGTCTACTCCATCCTGGGCGACGGCGACCTGCAAGAAGGCGTCAACCACGAGGCCGCCGCGCTCGCCGGGCACCTGAAACTCGGCAAGTTGATCTGGCTGCACGACGACAACGCGGTGCAGCTCGACACCGCCACCGAGAAGGCCGAGTCCGAAGACACCGCCGCCCGCTTCCGCGCCTACGGCTGGCAGGTGCTGCGCGTGGAGGACGGCGAGAATTTGGACGAGATCGGGGCCGCCATTCAGCAGGCCCGCGAGCACACGGCGCAGCCCACCCTGATTCAGGTCCGCACCGTGATCGGCTTCGGCAGCCCCCGCGCGGGCACGAGCAAGGCGCACGGCGAGCCGCTGGGTGAGGAGGGCGTGGCCGCCACCAAGCAGGCGCTGGGCTGGGATTACCCGCCCTTCACGGTGCCGGACGAGGTGAAGGCCCACATGGACGCCCGCGAACGTGGCGCCGCGCAGGAGGCCGAGTGGCAGGCGCTGCTCGACCGCTACGGGGAAGCGCACCCCGACCTCGCCGCTGAGGTGATGGGCCTGCTCAAGCGTGACCTGCCGGAGAACCTCGCGGCGGCGCTCCCCACCTATGAACCCGGCGGCAAGGCGGTCGCCACCCGCAACGCCAGCGGCGAGGTCATCAATGCGCTGGCAAAGGTCGTTCCTGGCCTGATGGGCGGCAGCGCGGACCTGTCCGGCAGCACCAAGACCACCATCAAGGACGGCGGGGAATTCCTGCCGGGCCACTACGAGGGCCGCAATGTCTACTTCGGGGTGCGCGAGTTCGGCATGGCCGCCGCCGCCAACGGCCTCGCGCTGTACGGCGGCCCGCGTCCCCTCGTGGGCACCTTCCTGGTGTTCGCGGATTACCTCAAACCCGCCTTCCGGCTCTCCGCGATTCAGATGCAGCCCGTGACCTACGTGCTGACCCACGACTCCATCGGTCTGGGGGAAGACGGCCCCACCCACCAGCCTATCGAGCAGCTCGCCATGCTGCGGGCCGTGCCGGGTGCCCGCGTCATCCGCCCCGCCGACGCCAACGAGACGGCGACCGCGTGGCAGATGGCGCTGGAGTACGGCAAGGGGCCGACCGCGCTGGCCCTCTCGCGTCAGGACCTGCCCATCCTGCCCGCCAACCCGGAAGGCATAAAGAAGGGCGCCTACGTGGTCCGCGACGCCGAGAACGCGGCGGTGGTGCTGATCGCCTCCGGCTCCGAGGTCAGCCTCGCGCTGGACGCGGCAGAGGCGCTGGCCTCGGCAGGCACGCCCGCCCGCGTCGTCTCGATGCCCTGCATGGAGGTTTTCCGCGAGCAGGAGCGCGGTTACCGTGACTCGGTCCTGACTCCCGGCGTGCCCCGCGTCGCCATCGAAGCGGCGAGCAAGTCGCCCTGGTACGAGTGGGTCGGCCACGACGGGGCGGTCATCGGCATGGACACCTTCGGGGCGTCGGCCCCCGCCAAGGTCCTGTTCGAGAAGTTCGGCTTCAGCGTGGAGAACGTCGTCAAGACGGTCAGGGACGTGCTGGCCCGCTGA
- a CDS encoding Na+/H+ antiporter subunit E — MRGAGFNLLLGLVWALFLGEVSLRSLTLGWLIGFLILALFRRALGATPYIRTVTGTATLILFFSAELVRANVHMALMALQPRPRLNPMIVEVPLRLTGDLPLTLLASLTGLLPGTVALAFSPDRASIYVHALGMDSAHAARQSVRQMERHLLRVVGG; from the coding sequence GTGAGGGGAGCGGGCTTCAACCTGCTGCTGGGACTGGTGTGGGCGCTGTTTCTGGGTGAGGTCAGCCTGCGGAGCCTGACGCTAGGCTGGCTGATCGGCTTCCTGATTCTGGCCCTGTTTCGCCGGGCGCTGGGAGCGACTCCCTATATCCGCACGGTGACCGGAACCGCGACCCTGATTCTTTTCTTCTCGGCCGAACTGGTGCGGGCCAACGTCCATATGGCGCTGATGGCCCTGCAACCCCGGCCCCGCCTCAACCCGATGATCGTGGAGGTCCCGCTGCGCCTCACGGGCGACCTGCCCCTCACGCTGCTGGCGTCCCTGACCGGGCTGCTGCCGGGCACCGTCGCGCTGGCCTTTTCCCCCGACCGGGCCTCGATCTACGTTCATGCGCTGGGCATGGACAGCGCCCACGCCGCCCGCCAGAGCGTAAGGCAGATGGAACGTCACCTGCTGCGGGTGGTGGGAGGCTAG
- a CDS encoding serine/threonine-protein kinase, which translates to MKRAFALALALTALAQATPADDLAAALRQSRTLAARGEAEVSVYFPPRAVPTRTAARLPVVPFRPALLARHFTVTRQDAPAPVVGREAIRYDLTPKVGQAARWTLWVDRAWNVPLAYEERMPDGTLARRAALTRVQPQPVRVQTDVPPIPAGLRSAVLTALPGLRFPPGFAPVSAEVREGGGVTVSLSDGVNVLALVVAPRNVRAAPGVASRRVGGRFVWLVGNLPDGPLRNALSGIRAVDETPLGTFLPSVGSKR; encoded by the coding sequence GTGAAACGGGCCTTTGCCCTCGCGCTGGCCCTGACCGCGCTGGCCCAGGCCACTCCCGCCGACGACCTCGCGGCGGCCCTGCGCCAGTCGCGCACGCTGGCCGCACGCGGCGAGGCGGAAGTCAGCGTGTATTTCCCGCCCCGCGCGGTGCCCACCCGCACGGCGGCGCGGCTTCCGGTGGTCCCCTTCCGCCCCGCGCTGCTGGCCCGCCACTTCACCGTGACCCGCCAGGACGCGCCCGCCCCCGTCGTAGGCCGCGAGGCCATCCGCTACGACCTCACCCCGAAGGTGGGGCAGGCCGCCCGCTGGACCCTGTGGGTGGACCGGGCGTGGAACGTGCCCCTCGCCTACGAGGAACGGATGCCGGACGGCACCCTGGCCCGCCGCGCCGCCCTGACGCGGGTGCAGCCCCAGCCCGTGCGGGTGCAAACGGACGTGCCCCCCATCCCCGCTGGCTTGCGGTCGGCGGTCCTGACCGCACTGCCGGGCCTGCGCTTTCCCCCCGGCTTCGCCCCCGTGTCTGCCGAGGTCCGGGAGGGAGGCGGGGTGACCGTGTCCCTCAGCGACGGGGTGAACGTCCTCGCGCTGGTCGTCGCACCCCGCAACGTCCGCGCCGCGCCGGGGGTGGCCTCGCGGCGGGTGGGCGGGCGCTTCGTGTGGCTGGTGGGAAATCTGCCCGACGGGCCGCTCAGGAACGCTCTTTCCGGCATTCGTGCAGTGGACGAGACCCCCCTGGGAACTTTCCTGCCCTCCGTAGGCTCCAAGAGGTGA
- a CDS encoding metal-dependent transcriptional regulator codes for MTARLLSPSAEDYLKHLYVLGQDGKVNTQALADALGVVPASATGMLRKLSEQGLVAHAPYQGARLTAEGEQVALEVLRHHRLLELFLHRALGVPLDEVHEEAERLEHALSERLEARIAAWLGDPTHDPHGDPIPTLRGEVPARAERRLTQLAPEETATVARVPDGDPAGLRALVAAGLTPGAALTLTRVDAALGTLTVALAGGPLTLALGVAAQVHVHGGAE; via the coding sequence ATGACGGCCCGCCTCCTCTCCCCTTCCGCCGAGGACTACCTCAAGCACCTCTATGTGCTGGGACAGGACGGTAAGGTCAATACGCAGGCCCTAGCCGACGCGCTGGGCGTGGTCCCGGCGAGTGCCACGGGGATGCTCCGCAAGCTGAGCGAGCAGGGCCTCGTCGCGCACGCGCCGTACCAGGGGGCCCGCCTGACCGCCGAGGGCGAGCAGGTGGCGCTGGAGGTGTTGCGGCACCACCGCCTGCTGGAACTGTTCCTCCACCGGGCGCTGGGCGTGCCGCTGGACGAGGTGCACGAGGAGGCCGAGCGACTGGAGCACGCACTGTCGGAACGGCTGGAGGCCCGCATCGCCGCGTGGCTGGGCGACCCCACCCACGACCCGCACGGGGACCCCATTCCCACCCTGCGGGGCGAGGTTCCGGCCCGCGCCGAGCGGCGGCTGACCCAGCTTGCCCCGGAGGAGACGGCGACCGTGGCCCGCGTGCCCGACGGCGACCCGGCGGGGCTGCGGGCACTGGTGGCAGCGGGGCTGACGCCGGGGGCGGCGCTGACCCTGACGCGGGTGGATGCGGCGCTGGGCACCCTCACGGTGGCGCTGGCAGGCGGTCCCCTCACCCTCGCGCTGGGCGTGGCCGCGCAGGTTCACGTGCATGGGGGGGCGGAATGA
- a CDS encoding SDR family oxidoreductase, with protein sequence MTDHDKSRPKAQPETASTEDYPQETPVETQGTQPGSEAEMEVQPVTIREDYRGSGKLAGKVALITGGDSGIGRAVAVHFAREGADVAILYLDEHQDAQDTVAMVEAEGRRALAIAGDIGDVGFARQAVEQTVARLGKLDVLVNNAAEQHEQKELTDITPEQLERTFRTNIFGMFYLTQAALPHLGEGASIINTTSITAYKGSPELMDYASTKGAIVAFTRSLSQNLAEKKIRVNAVAPGPIWTPLIPATISEDKLASDWGQTPLGRPGQPAEVAPAYVFLASDDSSYFSGQVLHPNGGTVVGG encoded by the coding sequence ATGACCGACCACGACAAGAGCCGTCCCAAGGCCCAGCCTGAAACCGCCTCCACCGAGGACTACCCGCAGGAAACGCCGGTCGAGACGCAGGGCACCCAGCCCGGCAGCGAGGCCGAGATGGAGGTCCAGCCCGTCACCATCCGTGAGGACTACCGGGGCAGCGGCAAGCTGGCGGGCAAGGTCGCGCTGATCACCGGCGGCGACAGCGGCATCGGGCGGGCGGTGGCCGTCCACTTCGCCCGCGAGGGGGCCGACGTGGCGATTCTCTACCTCGACGAGCATCAGGACGCGCAAGACACCGTGGCGATGGTGGAGGCCGAGGGCCGCCGTGCGCTGGCCATCGCGGGCGACATCGGGGACGTAGGGTTCGCGCGCCAGGCCGTCGAGCAGACGGTGGCGCGACTGGGCAAGCTCGATGTCCTGGTGAACAATGCGGCCGAGCAGCACGAGCAAAAGGAACTCACCGACATCACGCCCGAGCAACTGGAGCGCACCTTCCGCACCAACATCTTCGGGATGTTCTACCTGACCCAGGCCGCGCTGCCGCACCTCGGGGAAGGCGCGTCCATCATCAACACGACGAGCATCACCGCCTACAAGGGCAGCCCCGAGCTGATGGACTACGCCTCGACCAAGGGGGCCATCGTGGCCTTTACCCGCAGCCTCAGCCAGAACCTCGCGGAGAAGAAGATTCGCGTCAACGCCGTCGCTCCCGGCCCAATCTGGACGCCTCTGATCCCGGCCACCATCAGCGAGGACAAGCTGGCGAGCGATTGGGGCCAGACCCCGTTGGGCCGCCCCGGCCAGCCCGCCGAGGTCGCGCCCGCCTACGTGTTCCTGGCATCGGACGATTCCTCGTACTTCTCCGGGCAGGTGCTGCACCCCAATGGCGGAACGGTGGTCGGGGGGTAG
- a CDS encoding GNAT family N-acetyltransferase, with amino-acid sequence MTDTRSSLHFRSFQQADAPAVADLVTRSVRGLWTYRPEHFRESTRPERRRLVAVRGGEVVATAHLAPFGDSAPDALRLDLAGEGAVFSPLYLALLAEWPAGYSRLLGVTREDFSEKMTFFAAAGFRNAWQSWGAHLDLRGWDPERFRALEERLFLEGYEVDRWRMDAPEAEWQALYTLHRQGEADVPRNPTTMTAPLDLLALREVMTREEAVFVVRRRGELLALTRLTLPQDRSLQGTSEVSSDLTVTHPAHRGRGLATLVKAHALAWAQTEGYTHAGTGGAILNLPMLRVNTRLGYVPEAMWVTWEKRLRREGTEVRKCSEL; translated from the coding sequence GTGACTGACACCCGCTCTTCCCTACATTTCCGCTCCTTCCAGCAGGCCGACGCCCCTGCCGTGGCCGATCTCGTGACCCGGAGCGTGCGCGGCCTGTGGACCTACCGCCCGGAGCATTTCCGCGAGAGCACGCGGCCCGAGCGGCGGCGCCTCGTGGCCGTGCGGGGCGGCGAGGTCGTGGCGACCGCGCACCTCGCGCCCTTTGGCGACAGCGCCCCGGACGCACTGCGGCTGGACCTTGCGGGGGAGGGGGCCGTGTTCAGCCCGCTGTATCTGGCGCTGCTGGCCGAGTGGCCCGCCGGATACTCCCGGCTGCTGGGCGTGACCCGCGAAGATTTCTCCGAGAAGATGACCTTTTTCGCGGCGGCGGGCTTTCGCAACGCGTGGCAGTCGTGGGGAGCGCACCTCGACCTGCGGGGGTGGGACCCCGAGCGGTTCCGGGCGCTGGAGGAACGCCTCTTTCTGGAGGGCTACGAGGTCGACCGCTGGCGCATGGACGCCCCGGAAGCCGAGTGGCAGGCCCTGTACACCCTCCACCGCCAGGGCGAGGCCGACGTGCCGCGCAACCCGACGACGATGACCGCGCCCCTGGACCTGCTCGCCCTGCGCGAGGTGATGACCCGCGAGGAAGCCGTCTTCGTGGTACGGCGGCGCGGCGAACTGCTGGCCCTGACCCGCCTGACGCTGCCGCAGGACCGCAGCCTCCAGGGCACGAGTGAAGTTTCCAGCGACCTTACGGTCACCCACCCGGCGCACCGGGGCCGGGGCCTCGCCACGCTGGTCAAGGCGCACGCACTGGCCTGGGCACAGACAGAGGGCTACACCCACGCCGGGACCGGGGGAGCCATCCTCAATCTGCCGATGCTGCGGGTGAATACCCGGCTGGGCTACGTCCCCGAGGCGATGTGGGTGACGTGGGAGAAGAGGCTGAGAAGGGAGGGGACAGAAGTCAGAAAATGTTCAGAGCTTTAA
- a CDS encoding response regulator, with protein MSRPLRLLLVDDSLMDRHLAEEVFAEYAHLCEVTTVSSGQEALRVLRTPESALPDVVLLDVNMPGMSGFEVLEAMKADPWLVQIPVVMLTTSNHDHDITRAYTLHASSYLIKSLSFQDFVAQVEGFLEFWTRARLTSWPDAVS; from the coding sequence GTGAGCCGTCCTCTGCGCCTGCTGCTCGTCGATGACAGCCTGATGGACCGCCACCTCGCCGAGGAGGTGTTTGCCGAGTACGCTCATCTGTGCGAGGTCACCACGGTGAGCAGCGGGCAGGAGGCCCTGCGCGTCCTGCGGACGCCAGAAAGTGCCCTGCCCGACGTGGTGCTGCTGGACGTGAACATGCCGGGCATGTCGGGCTTCGAGGTGCTGGAAGCGATGAAGGCCGATCCCTGGCTGGTGCAGATTCCGGTGGTGATGCTGACCACCTCCAACCACGACCACGACATCACCCGTGCCTACACGCTGCACGCGAGTTCCTACCTGATCAAATCGCTGAGCTTTCAGGACTTCGTGGCGCAGGTCGAGGGTTTTCTGGAATTCTGGACCCGCGCCCGCCTGACAAGCTGGCCCGACGCGGTGTCCTGA
- the surE gene encoding 5'/3'-nucleotidase SurE, with translation MTGLSSAPRPRILVVNDDGIFSPGIKALGLALAEVGDVVVVAPDVEQSAVGHGITIRRPLRFKHTASAGFGTLPAYRVDGTPADCVVLGVHLLGRPDLVVSGINVGPNLGDDLTHSGTVAAAIEGLALGLPSVAFSARANGDGEYGFAAGAAYAARLAREVLSRGLPPRVLLNVNFPAGTPRGVRVTRVGEHRWEDSIVTRQDPEGREYHWVAGQSTAPDADDPATDYGAVAAGYISVTPVRLDLTARDLLDEVGGYVPEV, from the coding sequence ATGACTGGCCTGTCCTCTGCCCCCCGGCCCCGTATTCTGGTCGTCAACGACGACGGCATCTTCTCGCCCGGTATCAAGGCGCTGGGGCTGGCGCTGGCCGAGGTGGGCGACGTGGTGGTGGTCGCGCCCGATGTCGAGCAGTCGGCGGTGGGACACGGCATCACCATCCGGCGCCCGCTGCGTTTCAAGCACACGGCGTCGGCAGGCTTCGGGACCCTGCCCGCCTACCGGGTGGATGGCACTCCCGCCGACTGCGTGGTGCTGGGAGTGCATCTGCTCGGAAGGCCAGACCTGGTGGTCAGCGGGATCAACGTGGGGCCGAACCTGGGCGACGACCTGACGCACTCGGGCACGGTCGCGGCGGCCATCGAGGGGCTGGCGCTGGGGCTGCCGTCGGTCGCGTTCAGTGCGCGGGCCAATGGAGATGGCGAGTACGGCTTCGCGGCGGGAGCGGCCTACGCCGCGCGGCTGGCCCGCGAGGTGCTCTCCAGGGGGCTGCCGCCGCGGGTGCTGCTGAACGTCAACTTTCCGGCGGGTACGCCGCGCGGGGTGCGGGTCACCCGCGTGGGCGAACACCGCTGGGAGGACTCCATCGTGACCCGGCAGGATCCCGAGGGCCGCGAGTACCACTGGGTCGCGGGCCAGAGCACTGCCCCTGACGCCGACGACCCCGCGACCGACTATGGGGCGGTGGCGGCCGGGTACATCAGCGTGACGCCCGTGCGGCTCGACCTGACGGCGCGGGACCTGCTGGATGAGGTGGGGGGTTACGTGCCAGAGGTGTGA
- a CDS encoding DUF1501 domain-containing protein gives MTVDRRDFLKYSALAVAATSGMPGFLARAAAQAATQPAAGGKTLVVIQLTGGNDGLNTLVPYSNGAYYAARPNIAIPRKDVLTLTPDLGMHPSLKPLMPLWESGHLAWMENVGYPNPNRSHFASMAIWHTADPTQAQAEGWIGRVAEKIGDPFCASNLGGTTPQALRASEFSLPSIDRVDSFQVRLPAGLDGAFERLLNLPREGEADYLGRAARQMVANTREVQANVAKYRPGAKYPEGRFGLNLQDAARLIAAGTGQRVLYVSLGGFDTHAGQRAEQDELLATLASGLAAFQADLEAQGLADRVIVMGFSEFGRRVAENGSAGTDHGQGSVMFALGQGVKGGIHGDSPDLENLADGDIRYRQDFRGVYAGALTHWLGLNARDILRGDFAGPEWVA, from the coding sequence ATGACTGTGGACCGACGCGACTTCCTGAAATACTCCGCCCTCGCGGTGGCCGCGACGAGCGGGATGCCCGGCTTTCTGGCGCGGGCGGCGGCGCAGGCGGCGACCCAGCCCGCCGCGGGCGGCAAGACCCTGGTGGTCATCCAGCTCACCGGGGGCAACGACGGCCTCAATACGTTGGTGCCCTACTCCAACGGGGCGTATTACGCGGCGCGGCCCAACATCGCCATTCCCAGAAAGGACGTGCTGACCCTCACGCCCGATCTGGGGATGCATCCCTCGCTCAAGCCCTTGATGCCCCTCTGGGAGAGCGGCCACCTCGCCTGGATGGAGAATGTCGGGTACCCCAACCCCAACCGCTCCCACTTCGCGTCCATGGCGATCTGGCACACCGCCGACCCCACCCAGGCGCAGGCGGAAGGCTGGATCGGACGGGTGGCCGAGAAGATCGGGGACCCCTTCTGCGCCTCCAACCTCGGCGGCACCACCCCACAGGCGCTGCGGGCGTCCGAGTTCAGCCTGCCCAGCATTGACCGGGTGGACAGCTTTCAGGTGAGGCTCCCGGCGGGGCTGGACGGGGCCTTCGAGCGGCTGCTGAACCTCCCCCGCGAGGGCGAGGCCGACTACCTTGGCCGCGCCGCCCGGCAGATGGTGGCGAACACGCGGGAGGTGCAGGCGAACGTGGCGAAGTACCGCCCCGGCGCGAAGTACCCGGAAGGCCGCTTCGGGCTGAACCTGCAAGACGCCGCCCGCCTCATCGCCGCCGGAACCGGGCAGCGGGTGCTGTACGTCTCGCTGGGCGGCTTTGACACCCACGCGGGCCAGCGGGCCGAGCAGGACGAGTTGCTGGCGACCCTCGCCTCCGGCCTCGCGGCGTTTCAGGCTGACCTGGAGGCGCAGGGCCTCGCCGACCGGGTGATCGTGATGGGCTTTTCGGAGTTTGGACGCCGGGTCGCCGAGAACGGCAGCGCGGGCACCGACCACGGCCAGGGCAGCGTGATGTTCGCGCTGGGTCAGGGGGTGAAGGGCGGCATTCATGGCGACAGCCCCGATCTGGAAAACCTCGCGGACGGCGATATCCGCTACAGGCAGGACTTCCGGGGCGTGTACGCGGGGGCGCTCACGCACTGGCTGGGCCTGAATGCCCGCGACATCCTGCGCGGCGACTTTGCGGGACCGGAGTGGGTGGCATGA